AGATTGTGTTTGAAATGATGAAGAATACGCCCGCCGGTACACATCCCGCTGCCCGCGATGATGATGGCCCCACTGTTGATCCGGTTGACTGCCATGGAGTCATCGGTGTCCAGTGTACAGCGCAGAATAGGCAGCCAGTCTTGAATATCTTTGCAGGACTCGACAGCTGGGTCGCCTGCAGTGCCTAACTCATCCAGATAGCGTGAGTAGATAGCATTGGCCCGAATGGCCATGGGGCTGTCGAGGAAAACGGCCTGTTGCGGCAGGCGACCTTCACGATAGAAACGACCCAGGTAATAGATCAGGTCCTGCGTGCGCCCCACAGCAAAGGCAGGGATCAGTACGTTGCCGCCATCACGATGGGCTTGTTGCAGGATGTCTGCCAGCTCTTCGAGTGTTTCTTCAGTGTTGCGGTGATCACGGTCGCCATAGGTGGACTCCAGAAGTACCACATCAGCTTGTTTGAGCGTGCTGGGGGCCTTCATCAAGGGCGAGGTGGTGCAACCCAAATCGCCGGAAAACACTAGGCGACGGCTTTGGAGTTTTTCTCGTACCACTATTTCAACGATGGCCGAGCCCAAAATATGGCCGGCTTCGTGGAAGGTCACTGTAATGCCAGGGGCAACTTCATAAGGTTCGCTGTAAGGCAAGGCATGGCAAAGTTTGATGGTTTTTTCCGCATCTTCCACGGTGTAAAGCGGTTTGAGTGGTGGTCTGGCACGGCGTGCACGCCATTTGTTTTCCCACTCTGTGTCTTTTTCTTGAAGGTGCGCAGAGTCGTGCAGCATCAACTCCATCAGCTCGCAACTGGGAGGCGTGGCATAGATGGGACCGCGGTAGCCGGCGGCAGTCAGCTTGGGGAGTAGACCAGTGTGGTCGATGTGGGCATGTGAAATAACAACGGCATCCAGGCTGCTGACATCGAAGGTGAAGGCTGAACGGTTATGTTCCTGTTCTTCCTTGCGGCCTTGCATCATTCCACAGTCCAGCAAAACCTTAGCGCCTTCATGGCTCTCCAGCAGGTAGCAAGAGCCTGTAACTTGTTGAATTGCACCCAGAAATTTAAGCAGGGCCATCGTACTTCCTTTGGCGAACATGTAGTGGTCAAGGCTGACTGAATGCTTGACGGCTTGTCTTGATATGGGTCAGCGACTGTATATTGCGGCTGACTTTAGACTGACGTACAACATTTGTGGAGTAATTGTATGACCCAGTTGTTCCCCGGCCCAGATGAGTTGGCCTTACATGCGTCACAGCAGCCAGTATTTGCCGACTGGCAGCGTGGCTACGGGCCAATACGTCACAGCATGCAGACTGTGGCTGCGGTTTACCGAATGGCTCATCAAGTGGTACAGGCTGGCTTGCAGCCAGATGTGGGCAGCGTATACCGACAGCTGCACGCATTGGACCGGTTGGCGTCGGCGGGGCTGTGGATGGTTGTACATATGACCTATGCACAGCGTGTCCGATTGGACGGCACGCCGTTGCAGGCCGAGGATTTTAAGGTAACACCAGAGGGCCATACCGGTGGTGCACTGAACATGGTTCCAGCGTACGCGGGGTATCTGGCGCTGAATCAGCTGACCGGTGAAACCCGTGGTTGGCTAATGGGGCAAGGGCATTGCGTCGCGGCTATTGAGGCTTTGAACTTACTCACAGGTAACCAGCATCCTGAGCAAGCTAAGTGCTATCCCCGCAGTGAGGCGGGTATGAGTCGGATGGCAGCTGACTTCTACAGTTACGCGCAGAACGCCTCGGGGCAGGTCGATGCGCCCCTTGGCAGCCATGTTAACCCTCACACCGCAGGTGGTATAGCTGAGGGCGGTTATCTGGGCTTTGCCGAGCTGCAATACGCCCACTTGCCATTGCCGGGTGAAAAACTGGTGGCGTTTCTGTCTGATGGTGCTGCCGAGGAGCAGCGCGGCAGTGACTGGATACCACGTTGGTGGCGGGCAGAAGACTGCGGTGTGGCTTTGCCGGTGATGATCGCCAACGGTCGTCGTATTGAACAGCGTACTGAGCTGGGTACCCCTGCGGGCTTGGCGGGTTTTCGCGAGCATCTCCAACACTGTGGCTTTGATCCCATGAGTTTCGACGGGCGCGACCCAGCGGCATTTGTCTGTGCGTTGTGGGAGATGGAGCAGCGCCTGGGGCATCGTGTAGACGAATATAAAAACGGGCTGCTGAATTACCCCCTGCCGATTCCTTATGGCATTGCTGAAACCACCAAGGGCTTTGGCTTTTACGGTGACGGCAGCAATGCGGCGCATAACCTGCCGCTGCCGGGCAATCCCCATCTCGACGACACAGCCAGGGCACTGTTCAACCAGCATGCTGCTCAGTTGTGGGTAAGCCCAAATGAGCTAGAGCAGGCGTGTGACTGTTTCGCTGATCGAGGCAATCGCCCGCTTGAGCGTGATAACCCGCTGGCGTTACGACGCCCCACAGCTCCCGTTATTCCGGAGCTGCATTTCCGGTCAGAGACATGCTCGCCGATGTCAGCGCTGGACCGTTTCTTTGTTGATCTGGTTCAAGCTAACCCGCAGCTGAGACCCCGTGTCGGCAACCCGGACGAGTTGGCCAGCAATCGCTTAGGCAGCGTGCTCAAGGCTCTTAAACATCGGGTTAACACCCCGGAAAGTGAGCTAGAGGCTATCGATGGAGCGGTTATCACGGCGCTAAATGAGGAGGCGGTGGTGTCTGCTTGTTTGGCCAACCAAGGTGGCCTGAATCTGGTGGCCAGCTATGAGGCCTTCTGCGTGAAGATGCTCGGCGCTGTTCGCCAGCGCATCATCTTTGCCAGGCAGCAGAAGGAGGTCGGGCGCCCGGCGGGTTGGCTCGGTTGGCCGTTGGTGGCTACATCCCATACATGGGAAAACGGTAAGAACCAGCAGTCCCATCAGGACACAACCTTTTGTGAGGCTCTGCTGGGTGAGATGAGTGATATGGTCAGGGTGTTGTTCCCTGCTGATCACAACTCGGTGTTGGCGTCGCTGCCGGAAATTTACGGGGCACGCGGCCAACTGGCCTGCATGGTGATCGCCAAGCGAGAGCGGCCTTGTGTCTTTGATGCGGAACAAGCACAGCAACTGGTCCGTGATGGTGCTCTGGTGCTGGCTGAGCGAGGTGGTGATGACCCGGTGCTGTTGATTGCGTGCGGTAGTTATCAGCTAGGTGAAATGCAGCGAGCCGCTGTTCGTCTGACTGAAGCGGATTGTGCCTGGCGACTGGTTTACTTGCAGGAGCCGGGTCGTTTCCGTAGCCCGCGTGATCAGTGGGAGGAGGAAGTGGTAGCCAACGCGGATCTGGTCGCCCGTCTATTCCCTGAGGCGTATGCGCGGCGAGTGCTGCTGAGCCATATGCGGCCGGAAGTGGCGCGTGGGCACCTGTGGCCATTGCTCGGTCAGGAGAGTCGTGTTTTGGGCTATCTGAATCGGGGCGGCACATTGGATGAGGCCGGCATGTTGTTTGCCAACCGGTCGAGCTGGGCTCATGTGCTTGTAGCCTGTGCTGAGCTATTGAACAGACCGCTGAGGGATTTTCTCAGTGAGGCTGAGCGTGCAGCAGTTGAAGGGAGAGGGGAGCCACGTTGCCTGCGCTAAGCACAGGCAAGCGACTAAACAGTAAGGTGCGGTTTGTGATTACAGGCCGCAATCTGCTTTGCTGAATCGCTCGGTGGTAACCGGGCGATTGGTGCGGTATTCACTGAACTCGTAACGCAAGCCGGCACCACGGGCGAGCAGTTGGCGGTAGCCTGGGTTCTGACAAACACTGTTAGCCAGTTGCGCACGAACGGTGTCCGGATTGCCGCGCATTTTCGCAGCATGTTCGCTGCGTACGCTGAGATGGTTCACCAGCTCACTGCCCTCGACGGTATAGCCTTGGTCGAGAATATCTTCGTTGATAGCTCTGGGTGTGCCGACGCTGCTCTCGCGCGCTACTTTCTCCAGCGTTTTGCTGAGTTCGTAATCTTTAAGGGTCACGGCCTGAGCAAACATCGGTAGGGTCAGGGCAACAGCCAGACAGGTTAAACGCAGCATTGGGTTCTCCAGATTTTAATCGCGCTCTTTAAGACCGGATGCTCGGTAAAGAGGTTCAGTCAATTCTAGCCTAACTGAGCAGGCCGATTGACGACAGTGCCGGACTTCGTTGCGTTCGCTCCGTTCTGCACGCTGTGCAAACTGTATACGCGGTTAAGTCTGGATACCTGGTTGAACAACTCGTGTCCGCCTTTGCTAGACTCCGCGCTCGCTGAGTCTGGAGTTACCATGCCTGCTATTTTTTATCATCGGGTGATGTTCCGATGAGCCACGCCGTCGCCCGTTTACGTGCCGAGCGCATCGCCCGTAGTGAAAAACCTTTTTTGGCCAGGGGCTGTCGGGCGATACGTTGCCCTGACTGCCGTCTGGCGGTGACTCATTGCTTGTGTGCTTGGAGGCCGAACGTTGAATCGCGTTCAGGGATGGCGCTGGTCATGCATGACGTTGAAGCCCTCAAACCCAGCAACACCGGTTGGCTGATTGCTGATGTGGTAGCGGATACCAGCGCGTTCGGCTGGTCGAGGGTTGAAGTGGACCCGCGCTTACTTGAGTTGTTAGATGATCCGCAGTGGCAGCCTTATCTCGTCTTCCCTGGTGAGTATGCAGCGCCAGAACGGGTGGTCAGTGAAGTTAGAGCAGACACAGGCAAGCGCCCGCTGTTTGTTTTGCTCGATGCAACCTGGAGCGAAGCACGCAAGATGTTTCGCAAGAGCCCTTATCTGGATCGTTTACCGGTATTGAGCTTGCAGCCCGAGCAGTTGTCCCGCTATCGCTTGCGTCGCTCAAAGCGGGACGACCACCTGTGTACAGCTGAAGTAGCCGCACTGTGCTTAGAGCTGGCGGGCGATGAGCGTGCCGCAGATGCGTTGAATGCCTATCTTGATGTGTTCAGCCAGCATTATCTGGCGGCTAAAGCGCCACGTGCAGTCGATCTCGGCGATCCTCTGCACGAGCGCTTGAAAGCGTTTCTGTGAGGCTTAGGCCGTCTTTTTCGGCCATAGCTGAGCCAGCAGCATGCCGGTGAACATCAGCGCACAGCCAAAGTAACCGCGCAGCTCCAATGACTCGCTGAGGAAGATTGCCCCAGCGATCGCGGCGAAAACGGCTTCAAGTGACAGGATGATCGCAGCGTGGGAGGCAATAGCATCTTTCTGCGCTACGACTTGTAGCGTAAAGCCCACCGCAACACCGAAAATGCCGCCGTAGAGAATGGCCGGGCCTGCAGCGATGATGGCATCCAGTTTTATCTCTTCCAGAGCGATTGCGAGGATCAAGCTGATCACCGCGCAGGTGACAAACTGGATCAAGGCCAGACGTAACGGATCATGGCGGCTGGCAAATGCGCCAACCAGAAGCACATGAACGCCCCAGACGAAGGCGCCAGCCAGTTGTAACCAGTCGCCTGAGGCCACATGGAAGCCGTCACCGACGCTCAGTAGGAACATGCCGACGACCGCAAGTGAAGCGCCCAGCCAGATACCGATGCCGGTCTTGTGCCCGATGAACAGGCCCAGAATCGGTACCACAATGACGTACAAACCGGTGATGAAGCCCGAATTAGTAACGCTGGTAAACAGCAGACCGACCTGTTGCAGGTTGATCCCAAGTGACAGCGCTAAGCCCATCAGGATGCCGCCAGTGAGCAGTGGGCGTGACAGTGGTGCGGCAGGGACGGGATTACGTTTTTGCAGCAGGTGGAGAACGGGGATCAGAATAATTGCCGCCAAGCCAAAACGCAGGCCGGTATACAGAAATGGACCGATTGAATCCATGCCTAAGCGTTGAGCAATGAAAGCCGAGCCCCAGATCATGGCAGTGAGCAGCATCAACAGGTCGGCGCGTAAAGCTTGGGTTCGCATTTTTGAGTCTCGGGGCAAAAGCGCGAACTTTGCCGTAAACCAACGCGCTTGACCACCCCGTCACTGCTCGGCATGCTGCACGCCACAGATTATTTATAAAAATCTCGCAAGGATGCCGTTTTTATCGAGAGGCGACACTGCATAATTACGTGCCTGTCTGCCGAACCAAGTCGGTACTTACAACAAGAACGGGAATAATTATGGCTGCCTTTGAAATCCTGATTGCCGACGACCACCCACTGTTTCGCAGTGCCCTGCAGCAAGCTTTGACCCTCGGGCTGGGACCAGATGTACGCCTGGTTGAGGCTGCCAGCATTGCTGAGCTGGAAGGGTGCTTGGCCGGCAAAACAGATTGGGACTTGGTGTTGCTGGATCTGAACATGCCTGGTGCATATGGTTTTTCAGGCCTAGTACTGCTGCGTGGGCAATACCCGCACATCCCCGTGGTGATGATCTCTGCTCAGGAAGAGTCATCAGTTGTTGCGCGTTCCCGTGAGTTCGGCGCCAGTGGCTTCATTCCAAAGTCCAGCTCACTTGAGGTTATTCAGGAGGCCGTTCGCCAAGTACTGGATGGTGATGTTTGGTGGCCAACCCAAAGCGAAGAGGCCATCGCCCTGAGTGAGGAGGCGAAGGCAGCCAGTGCCGGTTTGGCTAGCCTGACGCCTCAACAGTTCCGCGTCTTGACCATGGTCTGTGATGGTTTGCTAAACAAGCAGATTGCTTACGAGTTGAATGTCTCTGAAGCTACCGTCAAAGCACACGTAACAGCCATTTTCCGTAAGCTGGGGGTCAGAACCAGAACCCAAGCTGCACTTCTGCTTCAACAGTTGGAATCAGTTATCAAGGACTGAGTGATTTTCTCAAGGGCATACCGTAAGCTGCCGCTTTTTTAGCTGGGATGCACTATGTCACCGTTCAAGGGGCAGAAAGGTTTCAAACGCATTATCAACGCTGCCGGTTACTCACTGGCCGGCTTACGGGCAGCTTTCACTGGAGAAGCTGCTTTCAGGCAATTGGTTTTGTTGAATGTGGTGCTGGTGCCGTTGGCGTTCTTTTTGGAGGTCAGCCCTGGCGAGCGGGCGGTAATGATTGCTGTGTGTATGCTGGGGCTGATTGTTGAACTGCTCAACTCAGCTATCGAGGCGGCAATTGATCGTATCTCCCTTGAACGTCATCCACTTTCAAAAAATGCTAAGGACATGGGCAGTGCGGCCCAGTTTGTCTCGTTAAGCCTAATTGCAGTTGTATGGGCCACCATCTTGCTGGGGTGAGTCTCAGGATCAGCGAATCTCTGGCAGTTGTATTTGATCGCTACGGGTTACGTCAGCGGTCAATGCTCTGCACATTTCGATAAATTCGCGCATGGCGGCAGTCTGGTACTTTCTTTTATGCCAGATGAAGTAAAACTGTCGGCGCAAATCCAGCTCAGGGGATTCCAAGGGGACTAAGCTGCCTCGGCGGAATGCGTCGCGCAGGGCTAAGCGGGAAATACAGCTGATGCCCAGGCCTGATTCAACCGCGCGTTTAATTGCTTCGGTGTGCTCAAGCTCTAGGCGAATGTTCAGGCTTTGGGGGTGATGGCGCATGGCCTGATCAAAGGTAAGGCGTGTACCGGAGCCTTGCTCGCGGAGAATCCAAGCTTCGCGGCTCAGCTCATCCAAGGTCGCCACGCCACGTTTGGCTAATGGATGTTGAGGGGCGCAAAAAACAACCAGCTCATCTTCCACCCAAGGGTGTACATCAATGTCTGGGTGTTGGCAGTCACCTTCGATCATGCCGAGGTCCAGATCATAATGAGCAATTTGTTGCACCACGTGGGCGGTGTTGTGCACTTGGAGTTTGACCTTGCACTCAGGGTGGCGCTGCATGAAGTTGCCGATGAGCAGCGTCGCTAAGTAGTTGCCTACGGTCAAGGTCGCTCCCACCTTGAGCGAGCCAAAACCACTTTGTCCGATCAACAGGCGTTCAATTTCGCTTGCTTGCTCCAGTAAGGCCACTGCTTGCGGCAGTAACTGCAATCCCAGCGCATTGAGGCTCAGTCGCTTCCCTGCACGATCAAATAGTTGGCAATCAGACTGGCGCTCCAGTTCGCTCAGGGAGGTGCTAGTAGCCGATTGGGATAGGGATAAGGCATCGGCGGCACGAGAAACGCTTTCGTGTTGGGCTACGGCTACAAATATCTGAAGTTGTCTGAGCGTAAATCGCATATCGATATAACCGATAACCTATATCTTTATAATCCACTTAACAGATATTGTGCGCTCGCTTAAAATCCGCCGCAACTTAAACTAGCCCCGCGTTTTTCTGAGGAATCAGCATGAGCAACATGAACCACGAACGTGTCCTCAGTGTTCACCACTGGAATGACACACTGTTCAGCTTTAAGTGCACCCGTGATCCGGGCCTGCGCTTTGAGAATGGCCAGTTCGTGATGATCGGCCTGCAACAGCCTAACGGTCGTCCGCTCATGCGCGCCTACTCGATTGCCAGCCCAAACTGGGAAGAGCATTTGGAGTTCTTCAGCATCAAGGTGCCGGATGGCCCGCTGACCTCCCAGCTGCAACACCTTAAAGAAGGTGATGAGATCATCATCAGCAAAAAGCCCACCGGTACGCTGGTGCTGGACGATCTTAAACCTGGCAAGCACCTGTACCTGCTCAGCACCGGCACCGGTCTGGCTCCGTTTATGAGCGTGATCCAAGACCCGGAAACCTACGAGCGTTTCGAAAAGGTCATTCTGGTTCACGGCGTTCGTTATGTGAATGAAGTTGCTTACCGCGAATTCATCACTGAAGCGCTGCCGCAGAACGAGTTTTTTGGTGAAGCATTGAAAGAGAAGCTGATCTACTACCCGACCGTG
The Pseudomonas mendocina DNA segment above includes these coding regions:
- a CDS encoding MBL fold metallo-hydrolase: MALLKFLGAIQQVTGSCYLLESHEGAKVLLDCGMMQGRKEEQEHNRSAFTFDVSSLDAVVISHAHIDHTGLLPKLTAAGYRGPIYATPPSCELMELMLHDSAHLQEKDTEWENKWRARRARPPLKPLYTVEDAEKTIKLCHALPYSEPYEVAPGITVTFHEAGHILGSAIVEIVVREKLQSRRLVFSGDLGCTTSPLMKAPSTLKQADVVLLESTYGDRDHRNTEETLEELADILQQAHRDGGNVLIPAFAVGRTQDLIYYLGRFYREGRLPQQAVFLDSPMAIRANAIYSRYLDELGTAGDPAVESCKDIQDWLPILRCTLDTDDSMAVNRINSGAIIIAGSGMCTGGRILHHFKHNLWRENTHIIMPGFQASGTLGRALVEGTESVKLFHQRIAVRAKIHTLGGFSAHAGQSQLIDWVSHFENKPELYLIHGELEKSRALQLAIRDQLDWDAIIPEPGEQIAL
- a CDS encoding xylulose 5-phosphate 3-epimerase, coding for MTQLFPGPDELALHASQQPVFADWQRGYGPIRHSMQTVAAVYRMAHQVVQAGLQPDVGSVYRQLHALDRLASAGLWMVVHMTYAQRVRLDGTPLQAEDFKVTPEGHTGGALNMVPAYAGYLALNQLTGETRGWLMGQGHCVAAIEALNLLTGNQHPEQAKCYPRSEAGMSRMAADFYSYAQNASGQVDAPLGSHVNPHTAGGIAEGGYLGFAELQYAHLPLPGEKLVAFLSDGAAEEQRGSDWIPRWWRAEDCGVALPVMIANGRRIEQRTELGTPAGLAGFREHLQHCGFDPMSFDGRDPAAFVCALWEMEQRLGHRVDEYKNGLLNYPLPIPYGIAETTKGFGFYGDGSNAAHNLPLPGNPHLDDTARALFNQHAAQLWVSPNELEQACDCFADRGNRPLERDNPLALRRPTAPVIPELHFRSETCSPMSALDRFFVDLVQANPQLRPRVGNPDELASNRLGSVLKALKHRVNTPESELEAIDGAVITALNEEAVVSACLANQGGLNLVASYEAFCVKMLGAVRQRIIFARQQKEVGRPAGWLGWPLVATSHTWENGKNQQSHQDTTFCEALLGEMSDMVRVLFPADHNSVLASLPEIYGARGQLACMVIAKRERPCVFDAEQAQQLVRDGALVLAERGGDDPVLLIACGSYQLGEMQRAAVRLTEADCAWRLVYLQEPGRFRSPRDQWEEEVVANADLVARLFPEAYARRVLLSHMRPEVARGHLWPLLGQESRVLGYLNRGGTLDEAGMLFANRSSWAHVLVACAELLNRPLRDFLSEAERAAVEGRGEPRCLR
- a CDS encoding quorum-sensing-regulated virulence factor family protein, with the translated sequence MLRLTCLAVALTLPMFAQAVTLKDYELSKTLEKVARESSVGTPRAINEDILDQGYTVEGSELVNHLSVRSEHAAKMRGNPDTVRAQLANSVCQNPGYRQLLARGAGLRYEFSEYRTNRPVTTERFSKADCGL
- a CDS encoding tRNA-uridine aminocarboxypropyltransferase — protein: MSHAVARLRAERIARSEKPFLARGCRAIRCPDCRLAVTHCLCAWRPNVESRSGMALVMHDVEALKPSNTGWLIADVVADTSAFGWSRVEVDPRLLELLDDPQWQPYLVFPGEYAAPERVVSEVRADTGKRPLFVLLDATWSEARKMFRKSPYLDRLPVLSLQPEQLSRYRLRRSKRDDHLCTAEVAALCLELAGDERAADALNAYLDVFSQHYLAAKAPRAVDLGDPLHERLKAFL
- a CDS encoding DMT family transporter translates to MRTQALRADLLMLLTAMIWGSAFIAQRLGMDSIGPFLYTGLRFGLAAIILIPVLHLLQKRNPVPAAPLSRPLLTGGILMGLALSLGINLQQVGLLFTSVTNSGFITGLYVIVVPILGLFIGHKTGIGIWLGASLAVVGMFLLSVGDGFHVASGDWLQLAGAFVWGVHVLLVGAFASRHDPLRLALIQFVTCAVISLILAIALEEIKLDAIIAAGPAILYGGIFGVAVGFTLQVVAQKDAIASHAAIILSLEAVFAAIAGAIFLSESLELRGYFGCALMFTGMLLAQLWPKKTA
- the erdR gene encoding response regulator transcription factor ErdR; this translates as MAAFEILIADDHPLFRSALQQALTLGLGPDVRLVEAASIAELEGCLAGKTDWDLVLLDLNMPGAYGFSGLVLLRGQYPHIPVVMISAQEESSVVARSREFGASGFIPKSSSLEVIQEAVRQVLDGDVWWPTQSEEAIALSEEAKAASAGLASLTPQQFRVLTMVCDGLLNKQIAYELNVSEATVKAHVTAIFRKLGVRTRTQAALLLQQLESVIKD
- a CDS encoding diacylglycerol kinase — encoded protein: MSPFKGQKGFKRIINAAGYSLAGLRAAFTGEAAFRQLVLLNVVLVPLAFFLEVSPGERAVMIAVCMLGLIVELLNSAIEAAIDRISLERHPLSKNAKDMGSAAQFVSLSLIAVVWATILLG
- a CDS encoding LysR family transcriptional regulator, with translation MRFTLRQLQIFVAVAQHESVSRAADALSLSQSATSTSLSELERQSDCQLFDRAGKRLSLNALGLQLLPQAVALLEQASEIERLLIGQSGFGSLKVGATLTVGNYLATLLIGNFMQRHPECKVKLQVHNTAHVVQQIAHYDLDLGMIEGDCQHPDIDVHPWVEDELVVFCAPQHPLAKRGVATLDELSREAWILREQGSGTRLTFDQAMRHHPQSLNIRLELEHTEAIKRAVESGLGISCISRLALRDAFRRGSLVPLESPELDLRRQFYFIWHKRKYQTAAMREFIEMCRALTADVTRSDQIQLPEIR
- the fpr gene encoding ferredoxin-NADP reductase, which produces MSNMNHERVLSVHHWNDTLFSFKCTRDPGLRFENGQFVMIGLQQPNGRPLMRAYSIASPNWEEHLEFFSIKVPDGPLTSQLQHLKEGDEIIISKKPTGTLVLDDLKPGKHLYLLSTGTGLAPFMSVIQDPETYERFEKVILVHGVRYVNEVAYREFITEALPQNEFFGEALKEKLIYYPTVTREPFENQGRLTDLMRSGKLFTDIGLPPINPQDDRAMICGSPSMLDETSQVLDSFGLKVSPRMREPGDYLIERAFVEK